A genomic segment from Paenibacillus sp. FSL K6-1096 encodes:
- a CDS encoding response regulator — translation MDEHSVTLCIIDDIKSVVEGLTRMNWAEQGIRVAGTASNGEDGLNLIAELHPDLVITDIRMPRMDGLAMLRTALEHHRDCKIILVSGYADFEYAQQAVQLGAFDFVVKPFTEEEIMKAVLRAKSEILEQRSRQDTLREMENKLRESLPVLRQEYFALLVSHRTAWEQAKPRWEFLGIDLNPKGFVVMLLEIDHFQERAAELSIREVELIRFSLLNITQETIAGHTRCVVFRAKHNRYLAVMNDCGPASAVEIAERCCKNIERYTKFTVSAGVGGRVEETSELPDSYRQAHRALAHHLFTGGNAAIMYDDIHHNGSQEPLALEYKDELLLALRSGNVNRTGAILAAISESLQSLSSGHNPDYLLILYEELAASAIRTFYELVPYGEIQPLIQRFRAVQGTAGLPLATLQRMLLDLCTEGAALVRRSSLSEGQKVIYEAVEYIKGRLSEDITVGECAAHVHLSTSYFSSLFKKVNGMTVTQYITAERIHRAKLLLVEGAQVQEVASAVGYEERRYFSEMFKKITGQTPSEFRAGYHPDRQEESYQ, via the coding sequence ATGGACGAGCATAGTGTAACCCTGTGTATCATTGATGATATTAAAAGCGTGGTGGAAGGCCTGACCCGCATGAACTGGGCGGAGCAGGGCATCCGGGTGGCAGGGACGGCAAGCAACGGTGAGGACGGGCTGAACCTGATTGCGGAGCTGCATCCCGATCTGGTCATTACAGATATCCGCATGCCGAGGATGGACGGGCTGGCTATGCTGCGTACAGCACTGGAACACCACCGCGACTGTAAAATCATTCTGGTCAGCGGGTATGCTGACTTTGAATATGCGCAGCAGGCGGTACAGCTCGGCGCATTCGACTTCGTGGTTAAGCCGTTTACGGAAGAGGAGATCATGAAGGCGGTGCTGCGGGCCAAGTCGGAGATTCTGGAGCAGCGTTCCAGACAGGATACCCTCCGGGAGATGGAGAACAAGCTGCGGGAGAGTCTGCCGGTGCTGCGGCAGGAATATTTCGCCCTGCTGGTCAGCCATAGAACGGCGTGGGAGCAGGCGAAGCCGCGCTGGGAATTTCTAGGCATCGATCTGAACCCCAAGGGGTTCGTAGTGATGCTGCTGGAGATCGACCACTTTCAGGAGCGGGCGGCTGAGCTGTCTATCCGCGAGGTGGAGCTGATCCGCTTCTCCCTGCTGAATATTACCCAGGAGACCATTGCCGGGCATACGCGCTGCGTGGTGTTCCGGGCCAAGCATAACCGCTATCTTGCGGTTATGAATGACTGTGGTCCGGCCAGTGCAGTGGAGATTGCTGAGCGCTGCTGCAAGAACATTGAACGGTATACCAAGTTCACGGTGTCGGCCGGGGTCGGAGGCCGGGTGGAGGAGACCAGCGAACTGCCGGATTCCTACCGCCAGGCGCACCGGGCGCTGGCCCACCATCTGTTCACCGGAGGCAATGCCGCCATTATGTATGACGATATTCACCACAACGGCAGCCAGGAGCCGCTGGCGCTGGAGTATAAGGACGAGCTGCTGCTGGCGCTGCGCTCCGGCAATGTCAACCGGACAGGCGCAATCCTCGCAGCCATCTCAGAATCGCTGCAGAGCCTGAGCTCCGGGCACAATCCCGATTATCTGCTCATTCTGTATGAGGAGCTGGCCGCATCAGCGATCCGCACCTTCTATGAGCTGGTTCCGTACGGGGAGATTCAGCCGCTGATCCAGCGGTTCCGGGCGGTACAGGGAACAGCGGGGCTGCCGCTTGCTACCCTTCAGCGGATGCTGCTGGACCTGTGTACAGAGGGGGCCGCCCTGGTGCGCAGGAGCAGCCTGTCCGAAGGGCAGAAGGTAATTTATGAAGCGGTAGAGTATATCAAGGGCCGCTTGTCCGAGGATATCACTGTCGGTGAATGTGCGGCCCATGTTCATCTCAGCACCAGCTATTTCTCCAGCCTGTTCAAGAAGGTGAACGGGATGACCGTTACCCAGTATATCACCGCAGAGCGCATTCACAGAGCCAAGCTGCTGCTGGTGGAAGGGGCGCAGGTGCAGGAGGTGGCCTCCGCAGTGGGGTATGAGGAGCGCAGATACTTCAGCGAGATGTTCAAGAAGATCACCGGGCAGACGCCGTCAGAGTTCAGGGCGGGGTACCACCCGGACCGTCAGGAGGAGTCCTACCAGTGA
- a CDS encoding aldo/keto reductase family protein: MKYRRLGNTGLKVSEIGLGSWLTYGTAAEQKAADECIAAAFECGINFFDTANAYNRGEGEKAMGAALRAYKRSDYVLSTKVYFPMGDGVNDRGLSRKHIMEQCEASLRRLGTDYIDVYFCHRFDRETPVEETLRALDDLTAQGKILYSAVSEWSAAQIAQAAGISRRLKLRPLASNQPIYNMFERYIEQEVLEVSAQEGLGQVVFPPLAQGILTGKYKPGQQPPAGTRGADASVNGVIRSYLRDDVLEVVGRLDALAGELGLKLSQLALAWVLRQPGVSSALIGASRPEQVRENAQAIEAALQPDTLQAIDAILSEVAGFAPAR, translated from the coding sequence ATGAAATACAGAAGACTGGGCAATACCGGACTTAAGGTCAGCGAGATCGGCCTGGGCAGCTGGCTTACATATGGCACGGCGGCCGAGCAGAAGGCGGCGGATGAATGCATTGCCGCTGCCTTTGAATGCGGTATCAATTTCTTCGATACGGCCAATGCCTACAACCGGGGCGAAGGCGAGAAGGCTATGGGCGCCGCACTCCGCGCGTACAAGCGCTCTGATTATGTCCTGAGTACCAAGGTGTATTTCCCGATGGGAGACGGGGTGAACGACCGCGGGTTATCGCGCAAGCATATTATGGAGCAATGCGAAGCCAGCCTGCGCCGGCTGGGTACGGACTATATCGATGTGTATTTTTGCCACCGCTTCGACCGGGAGACACCTGTAGAGGAGACGCTCCGCGCTCTTGACGACCTCACCGCCCAGGGTAAAATCCTCTACTCCGCCGTCAGCGAATGGAGCGCTGCACAGATTGCTCAGGCGGCTGGCATCAGCCGCAGGCTGAAGCTGCGTCCGCTGGCGTCCAATCAGCCGATCTACAACATGTTCGAGCGGTATATCGAGCAGGAGGTGCTGGAAGTATCCGCGCAGGAGGGCCTGGGACAAGTAGTCTTCCCCCCGCTGGCCCAGGGCATTCTGACCGGCAAATACAAGCCGGGCCAGCAGCCACCGGCCGGTACGCGCGGCGCGGATGCGTCCGTGAACGGCGTCATCCGCAGCTACCTGCGGGATGATGTGCTGGAGGTCGTCGGCAGGCTGGATGCCTTGGCCGGAGAGCTGGGCCTGAAGCTATCCCAGCTTGCGCTCGCCTGGGTGCTGCGCCAACCCGGCGTCAGCTCGGCGCTGATCGGCGCCAGCAGACCCGAGCAGGTCCGGGAGAACGCCCAAGCAATCGAGGCTGCGCTTCAGCCGGATACGCTGCAGGCGATCGATGCGATCCTTAGCGAGGTCGCCGGCTTCGCGCCGGCGAGGTAG
- a CDS encoding carbohydrate ABC transporter permease, translated as MNESVISKQPAGRPQTAGRTPGSAGRIVTRTVMWLFLLATAVLTLFPLLMTLTGSLKTGAEMMTGGTLFPAKLQFNNYAEAWKQANFARYTWNSAFMSVMVTIGTLLVASMAAYVVDRRDFPGKRIYVTVQASMMFISVGAIVLRPQFDLMVALHLNTTLWGVILILVSAHSSTFFMLQGFFKAIPRELDEAAMVDGSGFIRTFFRIILPLLTPGLGVAGLFAFRHAWNEYILPLVFTMTNPKLQTLTVGLANLRYGSSAAMQIHLMMAGACLSILPMLLAYILANKTFIQVTAGSVKG; from the coding sequence ATGAACGAATCTGTGATATCCAAGCAGCCCGCAGGGCGGCCGCAGACGGCTGGCCGGACGCCCGGTTCTGCCGGGAGAATCGTGACCCGGACCGTGATGTGGCTCTTCCTGCTGGCAACGGCGGTCCTGACCTTGTTTCCGCTGCTGATGACCCTGACCGGTTCCTTGAAGACCGGGGCAGAGATGATGACGGGCGGAACTCTTTTTCCTGCCAAGCTGCAATTCAATAATTATGCTGAAGCCTGGAAACAGGCCAATTTCGCCCGCTATACCTGGAACAGTGCTTTTATGAGCGTGATGGTGACGATAGGGACGCTGCTGGTAGCTTCCATGGCTGCTTATGTGGTGGACCGGCGTGATTTTCCGGGGAAAAGAATCTATGTCACGGTGCAGGCGTCCATGATGTTCATCTCCGTCGGGGCCATCGTCCTGCGCCCGCAGTTCGATCTGATGGTTGCACTGCATCTGAATACTACGCTGTGGGGGGTTATTCTGATTCTGGTCAGCGCCCATTCCAGCACCTTCTTCATGCTGCAGGGCTTCTTCAAGGCGATTCCCCGCGAGCTGGATGAGGCGGCGATGGTGGACGGCTCGGGCTTCATCCGCACCTTCTTCCGTATCATTCTGCCGCTGTTGACCCCGGGACTTGGGGTGGCCGGACTCTTCGCCTTCCGCCATGCCTGGAATGAATACATTCTGCCGCTGGTCTTCACGATGACCAATCCGAAGCTGCAGACGCTGACGGTCGGGCTGGCGAATCTCCGTTATGGCTCTTCGGCCGCGATGCAGATTCACCTGATGATGGCCGGGGCCTGCCTGTCCATCCTGCCGATGCTGCTGGCGTATATTCTGGCAAATAAAACCTTCATTCAGGTGACGGCAGGTTCGGTGAAGGGGTAA
- a CDS encoding AraC family transcriptional regulator: MTTSGPQRCSVLYANYFTHTQPHTVQYKDGLSFYLFRLQMEGTCRALVDGKYETIIPGDLLIYAPDQPYELIVQPRSAPGAGGVQPASDYFLIASGEWLDSWWQDRRLPARTNIGFDDTVITLWKHIAGEKRKVMLHQEELLDYLLRTFCLTLEQVIQARRRTKGAETAYRLKQFIDNHAHEPLSLEQISASAGLSISRASSLFKAAFGQSPFAYCIDVRLRSAEQQVLYSTLSLEQVADNAGFQSYAHFCRMFRERYGAPPGEYRRSFGFRFNPG, from the coding sequence GTGACAACATCCGGCCCGCAACGGTGCAGCGTCCTGTATGCCAATTATTTCACACATACACAGCCTCACACTGTTCAATATAAAGACGGGCTATCCTTCTATCTCTTCAGACTTCAGATGGAAGGGACCTGCCGTGCACTGGTAGACGGAAAATACGAGACCATCATCCCCGGTGATCTGCTGATCTATGCCCCGGATCAGCCGTATGAGCTGATCGTCCAGCCCCGCAGTGCTCCAGGCGCTGGCGGAGTTCAGCCCGCCTCGGATTATTTCCTGATCGCCAGCGGAGAGTGGCTGGACTCCTGGTGGCAAGACCGCAGGCTGCCGGCCCGGACGAATATCGGCTTCGACGATACGGTCATTACCTTATGGAAGCATATCGCCGGCGAGAAGAGGAAGGTGATGCTACACCAGGAGGAGCTGCTGGATTACCTGCTCAGAACGTTCTGCCTGACGCTGGAGCAGGTGATTCAGGCACGGCGGCGCACCAAAGGGGCGGAGACCGCCTACAGGCTGAAGCAGTTCATTGACAATCATGCCCATGAACCGCTCAGCCTGGAGCAGATCTCCGCCTCTGCCGGGTTAAGCATCTCCCGCGCTTCCTCCCTGTTCAAAGCCGCTTTTGGCCAATCGCCGTTCGCCTACTGTATTGATGTCAGGCTGAGGTCTGCCGAGCAGCAGGTGCTCTACAGCACGCTGTCACTGGAGCAGGTTGCCGACAATGCGGGCTTCCAGAGCTACGCCCATTTCTGCCGGATGTTCCGGGAACGGTATGGCGCTCCCCCGGGGGAGTACCGGCGCAGCTTCGGCTTCCGCTTCAATCCCGGGTGA
- a CDS encoding FAD-dependent oxidoreductase, whose translation MKQYDLVIYGGTAAGITAAVQAAIMGKSAVVIEQSRRIGGMTTGGLGDTDVGMKEAVGGLSLEFYQRIAQKYAQDGARWLFEPKVALEVLQDWVAEHHLEVVCGERLELKNGVTRQGSRIISITMESGRVYHGKMFIDASYEGDLMGHSGVSYVVGREPNAQYGETLNGIQPGPEANELPSGIDPYVIKGKPSSGLLPRVHAERGGDAGEGDRKLQAYNFRMCLTDNPDNRIAVSKPEGYNEADYEILFRAIEQGQRSRFFKLNRVTADKTDSNNNSGISTDYNGMNHSYPEADYTARDKIWEAHRIYQQGYVWTIQNHPRVPEEIREAYKPWGLPLDEFTDNGHWPSQLYIRESRRMTGDYVVTEHDVRRDNPVPDSAGMGSFAMDSHHTQYYVNEDGHVSTEGGFYIRLAEPYPISYRAMVPKRSECTNLIVPVCLSATHAAYGSIRMEPVFMILGQSAAAAAVLALEGNGMVQDVEYGQLQAVLLASNQVLYTGLTRD comes from the coding sequence ATGAAACAATATGATCTTGTCATATACGGCGGAACGGCTGCAGGCATTACAGCGGCTGTTCAGGCAGCTATCATGGGCAAAAGTGCGGTAGTCATCGAGCAGAGCCGGAGAATTGGAGGCATGACCACCGGAGGATTGGGAGATACGGATGTGGGGATGAAAGAGGCAGTCGGCGGCCTGTCTCTGGAATTCTACCAGCGGATCGCCCAGAAATATGCGCAGGACGGGGCCCGCTGGCTGTTCGAGCCTAAGGTTGCGCTTGAGGTGCTACAGGACTGGGTGGCGGAGCATCATCTCGAAGTCGTCTGCGGGGAAAGGCTGGAGCTTAAGAATGGAGTGACCCGGCAAGGCTCAAGAATCATCTCCATTACTATGGAATCCGGGAGGGTCTATCACGGCAAAATGTTCATTGACGCCTCATACGAGGGAGACCTGATGGGACATTCCGGTGTGTCCTATGTAGTCGGCCGGGAGCCGAACGCACAGTACGGGGAGACGTTAAACGGCATTCAGCCCGGCCCTGAAGCAAATGAGCTCCCTTCTGGAATCGATCCTTACGTCATTAAAGGCAAACCTTCGAGCGGATTACTTCCGCGAGTCCATGCAGAACGCGGCGGCGATGCCGGCGAGGGGGACCGTAAGCTGCAAGCCTATAACTTCCGCATGTGTCTCACAGACAATCCGGATAACCGGATTGCGGTCAGCAAGCCTGAGGGCTATAACGAGGCCGATTATGAGATTCTGTTCCGGGCCATTGAGCAGGGGCAGCGTTCACGCTTTTTTAAGCTGAACCGGGTCACTGCGGACAAAACCGATTCCAATAACAACAGCGGCATTTCTACCGATTACAACGGAATGAATCACAGCTATCCGGAGGCGGATTATACTGCGCGGGACAAGATTTGGGAGGCTCACCGCATCTACCAGCAGGGATATGTCTGGACGATCCAGAACCATCCGCGGGTGCCGGAGGAGATCAGGGAAGCCTACAAGCCTTGGGGCCTGCCGCTTGACGAATTCACCGATAACGGCCACTGGCCGTCCCAGCTCTACATCCGGGAATCCCGCAGAATGACCGGAGATTATGTGGTGACGGAGCATGATGTAAGACGGGACAACCCGGTGCCGGATTCCGCCGGAATGGGTTCCTTCGCCATGGACTCGCACCATACGCAATACTATGTGAACGAAGACGGTCATGTCAGCACAGAGGGCGGATTCTACATCCGGTTGGCCGAGCCTTATCCGATCAGCTACCGGGCAATGGTGCCGAAGCGGAGCGAATGCACCAATCTGATCGTACCTGTCTGCCTGTCGGCCACTCATGCCGCCTACGGCTCCATCCGGATGGAGCCGGTCTTCATGATTCTCGGACAATCGGCGGCAGCCGCTGCTGTACTGGCGCTTGAGGGGAACGGCATGGTTCAGGATGTGGAGTATGGACAGCTGCAAGCGGTACTGCTTGCGTCCAATCAGGTTCTGTATACCGGCCTCACCCGGGATTGA
- a CDS encoding sugar ABC transporter permease has translation MIYKWKRLGENSLFLAPSIILTLALGIYPLIWMLRYMFYDYAGYGEALFVGLDNFSRLLRDSLFWESVGNTFIYAGGKLLLTLPLSLLLAVILNGRLRGSNLLRGIYFMPTVISTAVISVVFYNIFNSYNGMVNTVLMKLHLVSQPVDWLGPKHAMLTVIIVAVWGAVGNYMLLFLAGLQSIPQDLYESASIDGANAGRRFWNITLPMLAPVAQMVIMLAIIASLKGYESIMVITEGGPIGKTEVMYLYLYKLLFPVSTGSPVTQQLGYGSAVGFATAVIVGAVTGLYFFFSRKMNKVY, from the coding sequence ATGATCTATAAATGGAAAAGACTTGGGGAGAATTCCCTGTTCCTTGCACCGAGCATCATTCTGACGCTTGCCCTGGGCATCTATCCGCTCATCTGGATGCTGCGCTATATGTTCTACGATTATGCCGGTTACGGCGAGGCGCTGTTCGTCGGGCTGGACAATTTCAGCCGGCTGCTGAGGGATAGCCTGTTCTGGGAATCGGTCGGCAATACCTTCATCTATGCCGGAGGGAAGCTGCTGCTGACCCTGCCGCTGTCGCTGCTGCTGGCTGTTATTCTAAATGGCAGATTGCGCGGGTCCAATTTGCTCCGGGGCATTTATTTCATGCCGACGGTTATTAGTACCGCGGTGATCTCGGTTGTTTTTTATAACATCTTCAATTCCTATAACGGCATGGTTAACACAGTTCTGATGAAGCTGCATCTGGTCTCCCAGCCGGTCGACTGGCTCGGTCCGAAGCACGCGATGCTGACAGTCATTATTGTGGCGGTGTGGGGTGCAGTCGGGAACTATATGCTGCTCTTTCTCGCCGGGCTGCAGAGCATTCCGCAGGACCTGTACGAGAGCGCGTCCATCGACGGAGCGAACGCCGGAAGACGCTTCTGGAATATTACGCTTCCGATGCTGGCTCCGGTAGCCCAGATGGTCATTATGCTGGCGATTATCGCTTCCCTGAAGGGCTATGAGAGCATCATGGTCATCACCGAAGGCGGACCGATCGGCAAAACGGAAGTCATGTATCTCTATCTCTACAAGCTGCTATTCCCGGTATCCACCGGTTCACCGGTAACACAGCAGCTCGGTTACGGCAGCGCCGTGGGCTTCGCCACCGCTGTGATTGTCGGAGCGGTAACCGGCCTGTATTTCTTCTTCAGCCGCAAAATGAACAAGGTGTATTAG
- a CDS encoding sensor histidine kinase, with protein MKHLNYFRKQSFSSKLKTAFLAVILLSVLMTGGLSYSISAATLEKNALKLTQDNVVKSAQIIDEKLNKLMLIMMTFMISQPFHDMMRDVVNGDAGRYYTHLNDLDNVFSQARIAEPLIHSIYVSTPIGEFYPSSMNRNRLMEFKNTFLYERIEQEKKNIWVEGHEDMLFSGKNRVISLILEPIFDTAVRGVYIIVNIREDGFRKLVSGDATGGERSFVLNAAGRPVYAVKDPLIRQAVEGSDLNGMISSSRGSSNTFKLGGESYLLNYAHLGIADWTMITIQSKAGVLKDMIYVKWLIVVVALVAFTVTMMVSGAFTRYLLRPLQGLMKVMKRVESNDLTARFESGGGDELAQVGMRFNQMLEQIVVLIGEVTQAETTKRSAEIKALSAQMDPHFLYNTLNTIYWKLNLQQVKQSQSMVMSLSRLFQLGLNKGQEITTLAKELEHVRMYLELQCSCYEGLFRYEIYVEDEALAALPIPRILLQPLVENSILHGFRNRESGGLIDIEVFDEGERWCIKISDNGAGMDEEAVRALFRRESEKGYAVSNLVRRLQLYYGDSAVFRVDSSLGRGTAVIISLPKREEHQDGRA; from the coding sequence GTGAAGCACTTGAACTATTTCCGCAAGCAATCATTCAGCAGCAAATTAAAAACCGCATTCCTGGCGGTTATCCTCCTCTCCGTACTGATGACCGGGGGACTATCGTATTCCATCTCGGCGGCGACTCTGGAGAAGAATGCGCTGAAGCTTACCCAGGATAACGTGGTCAAATCGGCGCAGATTATTGATGAGAAGCTGAACAAGCTGATGCTCATTATGATGACCTTCATGATCAGCCAGCCGTTTCACGATATGATGAGGGATGTCGTCAACGGGGACGCGGGCCGGTATTATACGCATCTGAATGATCTTGATAACGTTTTCTCGCAGGCGCGGATTGCTGAGCCGCTGATCCATTCCATCTATGTGTCTACGCCGATCGGGGAGTTCTACCCTTCCTCCATGAACCGTAACCGCCTGATGGAGTTCAAGAATACCTTCCTGTATGAGCGTATTGAACAGGAGAAGAAGAATATATGGGTGGAAGGCCATGAGGACATGCTGTTCTCCGGGAAGAACAGGGTCATCTCACTGATTCTGGAGCCGATATTCGATACAGCGGTCCGCGGGGTCTATATCATCGTCAACATCCGTGAAGACGGCTTCCGCAAGCTGGTCAGCGGAGACGCTACCGGCGGCGAGCGCAGCTTCGTGCTGAACGCGGCAGGCAGACCTGTCTATGCTGTGAAGGACCCGCTGATCCGGCAGGCGGTGGAGGGCAGTGATCTGAACGGTATGATCAGCAGCAGCCGCGGGTCGAGCAATACCTTCAAGCTGGGCGGGGAATCGTATCTGCTGAACTATGCGCATCTGGGCATTGCCGACTGGACGATGATCACGATCCAGTCCAAGGCGGGCGTGCTGAAGGATATGATCTATGTGAAGTGGCTTATCGTGGTGGTGGCCCTCGTTGCTTTCACGGTTACCATGATGGTATCGGGAGCTTTTACCCGTTATCTGCTGCGTCCGCTGCAAGGTCTGATGAAGGTGATGAAGCGGGTGGAGAGCAATGATCTGACTGCCAGATTCGAGAGCGGGGGCGGGGACGAGCTGGCCCAGGTCGGCATGCGGTTCAACCAGATGCTGGAGCAGATCGTAGTGCTGATCGGAGAGGTCACGCAGGCGGAGACCACTAAGCGCTCGGCAGAGATTAAGGCCTTATCGGCCCAGATGGACCCCCATTTCCTGTACAACACACTGAACACGATCTACTGGAAGCTGAATCTGCAGCAGGTGAAGCAGTCACAGAGCATGGTCATGTCCCTGTCCCGGCTGTTCCAGCTTGGGCTGAACAAGGGGCAGGAGATCACGACACTGGCCAAGGAGCTGGAGCATGTCCGCATGTATCTGGAGCTGCAATGCAGCTGCTATGAAGGGTTGTTCCGTTATGAGATCTATGTCGAGGATGAAGCGCTGGCTGCCCTCCCGATTCCGCGTATTCTGCTGCAGCCGCTGGTGGAGAACAGCATTCTGCATGGCTTCCGCAACCGCGAGAGCGGAGGACTGATCGACATCGAAGTCTTCGATGAAGGAGAACGCTGGTGTATTAAGATCAGCGACAATGGAGCCGGCATGGATGAGGAGGCGGTCCGTGCGCTGTTCCGGCGGGAATCGGAGAAGGGGTATGCCGTATCCAATCTGGTGCGCAGGCTGCAGCTCTACTATGGCGACAGCGCGGTATTCCGGGTGGACAGCAGCCTTGGCCGGGGTACGGCGGTTATCATATCTTTACCGAAACGGGAGGAGCATCAGGATGGACGAGCATAG
- a CDS encoding extracellular solute-binding protein codes for MQKKWLGLSLSLMLAAGIAGCGGNNNGNGATAEGTPGAATASPAASAAAETGEPVQLKYWTDDRHDQEYIKELVNKFNETNGENIQVELTVMSENYAQSVDIAFTSNQAPDILRLKSGNTPEFVKKGYLAPIDSYLTDEFKTKFGSLLIDGVNRFDGKVYSLANTGLTLRLIYNKDLFDKAGIANPPASLQEMVDDAKKITEAGKSEGVYGFALNFKSPKSAFDRSIREILSLSGYQGLGFDLKTGQFDFAPYSQVIEYFKQMYEDGSFLPGAETLDIDPLRAQFAAGKIGMYLSFSTEPGVYQDQFPTEINWAGTLAPTLDGQIKGTSEIVSAGTWLGISAKSAHQEAAWKFMQYMYGDDILKTYHEKGFGIAVVPGIVEQAKNPEIGGMEGFLVGEHDSLWPAVPNVTPEGATYADAFFKYMLSGGDAKAIAADLNTRYNDALSKAVEKGEVAVTPDPAFDPMKPQGE; via the coding sequence ATGCAGAAAAAATGGTTGGGCCTCAGCCTGAGCCTCATGCTGGCCGCCGGAATCGCCGGCTGCGGCGGGAACAATAACGGTAACGGTGCTACGGCGGAGGGAACACCCGGAGCGGCAACCGCAAGTCCCGCAGCTTCGGCCGCAGCTGAGACAGGCGAGCCGGTACAGCTTAAATACTGGACGGATGACCGTCATGACCAGGAATATATTAAGGAACTGGTCAACAAGTTCAATGAGACGAACGGCGAGAATATCCAGGTGGAATTGACGGTCATGTCCGAGAATTACGCGCAGAGCGTAGACATTGCCTTCACCAGCAACCAGGCACCGGATATCCTGCGTCTGAAGAGCGGCAACACCCCCGAATTTGTCAAAAAAGGCTATCTGGCTCCGATTGACAGTTACTTGACCGATGAATTCAAAACGAAATTCGGCAGTCTGCTGATCGATGGCGTCAACCGTTTTGACGGCAAGGTGTATTCTTTGGCCAATACCGGCCTCACCCTGCGTCTGATCTACAACAAGGATCTCTTTGACAAAGCAGGCATCGCGAATCCTCCGGCATCGCTGCAGGAAATGGTCGATGATGCCAAGAAAATTACTGAAGCCGGCAAATCGGAGGGCGTCTACGGCTTCGCACTGAACTTCAAAAGTCCGAAGTCGGCCTTTGACCGTTCGATCCGCGAGATTCTCTCCTTGAGCGGCTATCAGGGCCTTGGCTTTGACCTGAAGACAGGCCAGTTTGACTTCGCACCTTATTCCCAGGTTATCGAGTACTTCAAGCAGATGTACGAAGACGGAAGCTTTCTGCCGGGTGCCGAAACGCTGGATATCGACCCGCTCCGGGCCCAATTTGCCGCAGGCAAAATAGGCATGTATCTCAGCTTCTCGACAGAGCCGGGCGTGTACCAGGACCAGTTCCCGACAGAGATTAACTGGGCAGGTACGCTGGCCCCTACGCTGGACGGGCAGATTAAGGGAACCTCAGAGATCGTATCCGCAGGTACCTGGCTTGGGATCAGCGCGAAATCCGCGCATCAGGAGGCCGCCTGGAAATTCATGCAGTACATGTACGGCGATGATATTTTGAAGACATATCACGAGAAGGGCTTCGGAATTGCCGTAGTGCCGGGCATTGTGGAGCAGGCCAAGAACCCGGAGATTGGCGGTATGGAAGGCTTCCTGGTCGGCGAGCATGACTCGCTCTGGCCGGCTGTGCCGAACGTTACCCCGGAAGGTGCTACCTATGCGGATGCATTCTTCAAATATATGCTCTCGGGCGGGGATGCCAAGGCCATTGCTGCCGATCTGAATACAAGATACAATGACGCATTGTCCAAAGCGGTCGAGAAGGGCGAGGTTGCCGTTACGCCGGACCCGGCATTTGATCCAATGAAGCCGCAGGGAGAATAA